ACGTTGACTTGGGAACGCAGGAACGAGTGCCTCGCTTAGTATTGCGAGATGCACCAGTACGCGAGGTTTTGTCACTGTTAGCCCGTGCTGCTGGTCTTAACTTAGCTTATGCAGGAAGCCAAGCAGCAGAAGGACAGCAAGGACAGCAGGGCGCTACTGGGGGTGAAGGACCAACAATTTCATTGGATATAGAAAATGAGCCAGTGCAAGATGTTTTTAACTATGTCTTGCGCCTCAGCGGTCTAGAAGCGAACCGCAGCGGACGCACAGTCTTTGTTGGAGCTAGACTGCCTAATTCCAGCCGTGATATGGTTATGCGTAACCTGCGACTGAATCAAGTAACGGTGGGAGTGGCACTGAACTTTTTAGTCGGCTTGGGAGCTGAAACTGCTGTCAGTCGAGAACGACAGGTTACTAGCGTTAATGCTGTGCCTGTGGGTAGTGGAACTAACCCCGTCACCCAAACCCAGACCACCACAGAAACCAGAGTTGAAACTCAACGCATTAATTTTCAAGATTCTAACCCTCTACTACGAGGTTTACAGGCATTAGGAGACGAGCGTACTAATTCCATCACCTTGATTGGTTCTCCCAAGGTAGTAGAGATGGCAATGACTCAACTCACTCAGCTTGATGTCCGCCGTCGGCAAGTGGTCGTCAACGTCAAAATTATTGATGTTAATCTACAGAACACAAAGGACTTCAACACCAGCTTTTCCTTTGGCGTTGGCAACAACTATTTTGTGAATGATGGCGGTACAGCAACTCTCAATTTTGGTGGTTCCACACCAATTACTAGTTCTAATTTGACTGGTTCTTCAACAACCAGCAGCACTGCACTTGATTTTCCCAGACGTTTGCTTGTAAGTTTGCAAGCTCAGGTTCAAAACGGTAATGCCAAGATTTTGACTGACCCAACTTTAATTGTGCAGGAAGGTCAAAGCGCTAACGTCAACCTGACGGAGGAAGTGATAGGAAACCTAAAAAGAGAAATCACTCGTGGTTCTGACACTTCCACAGAAACGGTTACCGCTGATAAACAGAATGTTGGTTTAACCCTAGCTGTCAAAATTGAGCGGATTGACGACAATGGTTTTGTTTCTCTATCAGTGGCTCCCACTGTCAAGGCACCCCAATCTTCACAAGAAATCAATCTTGGAAACGGTGGGACCCAAAGCATATTTTTAGTCTCTGAACGCTCCCTTAATTCTGGCTTGATTCGCCTGCGAGATGGTCAGACCCTCATTCTTAGCGGTATTATTCAAGACACAGACAGAGTGAGTATAACAAAAATTCCTATCTTGGGAGATATTCCCCTTCTCGGTTCCCTTTTTAGAAGCACAAACAAAACTAACGAGCGTAATGAGGTGATTGTGTTGCTGACACCTCAAATTATGGATGACTCTGAGCGCTCCTCTTTTGGCTATAACTACACCCCCAGCCCAGAAGTGCGGCAAATGCTGGAGCGTCGCGGTTTGCAAGTGCCCAAGCGTTAAGAGTCAAAGGGGAGGGGAGGAGGGGAAGAGTGGGGATAGGATGACAGTTGATGGTTGATGAAAATGGGGAAAGAGTGGCTCAAAAATCATACAGATTTAGAAGTGTATCAAATGGCATTTGATGCTGCTATGCATATTTTTGAATTGTCAAAGAAATTTCCAGTTGAGGAAAAGTATTCTTTGACAGACCAGATTCGTCGTGCTTCACGTTCTGTTTGTGCTAATTTAGCCGAGGCATGGCGGAAACGAAGATATGAGGCGGCATTTGTGGCTAAACTTAGTGATTCTGAGGCAGAAGTAGCGGAACTCAGACCTGGATAGAATTTGCTGTACGATGCGATTATGTGGATGTTGAAACAGGACGCAACCTTTATCGAACCTATAATTCGATTATCGGGATGCTAGTTAATATGATTCACTATTCAGATAAATAGGTTATACCTTCCCCAAAGGAACGTGAAAGAAGTCAGGAAAAGAGCAATAAAGCAAAAGGATAATTCTTGTTAACTAAACACCTCCCCTCCCCCACTCCCCCTGTTCCCTTAGCAACAGGGGTTTTCACTAAGTATTTTTTCTTATTAAAGGGTGGTTTTTAGTGAAACAATTGCTCTATTTATACAAAAAATCCTGAAATCTATAGAAATTAATGGTTTCATCTATCCACTTCTGGCTAGGACACTTTAGAATGATTCATTGAAAAGTCGAGCCTATGGGAATTACAGCCTTTTTAAGCATAAATACTCATAAAACGACTTTTGTAAATCTCGAAACAGCGATTTACGTAGAGATGCATCAGGGAGCATCTGTACACAATCTCAAGTAAACCTAAGGAGTTTGACATGAATAAAGGTGAATTGGTTGATGCTGTAGCTGAAAAGGCTAGTGTTACTAAAAAACAAGCTGATGCAGTGTTGACTGCGGCTTTGGAAACCATCATCGA
The sequence above is a segment of the Mastigocladopsis repens PCC 10914 genome. Coding sequences within it:
- a CDS encoding type IV pilus secretin family protein is translated as MKQLHGNSFVLNAAAMVFLAAQPVWAQTTQITGVQLSPVNGGINVVLTTVSGSRPQIFTAKRGNALVADIINTQLRLQKGNSFRQDNPAPGIASVTINQIDTNSIRVVVTGTSSAPNSQPVVRRQDGITLGFTLTEGTQARTTAPQASPTQTTPPVSPSLQPGQKPDVLVPNPKVSIDGTPAQAAGPGSGTSQAPPFLPRAVAPPVGDIAISNIDASPSNVDLGTQERVPRLVLRDAPVREVLSLLARAAGLNLAYAGSQAAEGQQGQQGATGGEGPTISLDIENEPVQDVFNYVLRLSGLEANRSGRTVFVGARLPNSSRDMVMRNLRLNQVTVGVALNFLVGLGAETAVSRERQVTSVNAVPVGSGTNPVTQTQTTTETRVETQRINFQDSNPLLRGLQALGDERTNSITLIGSPKVVEMAMTQLTQLDVRRRQVVVNVKIIDVNLQNTKDFNTSFSFGVGNNYFVNDGGTATLNFGGSTPITSSNLTGSSTTSSTALDFPRRLLVSLQAQVQNGNAKILTDPTLIVQEGQSANVNLTEEVIGNLKREITRGSDTSTETVTADKQNVGLTLAVKIERIDDNGFVSLSVAPTVKAPQSSQEINLGNGGTQSIFLVSERSLNSGLIRLRDGQTLILSGIIQDTDRVSITKIPILGDIPLLGSLFRSTNKTNERNEVIVLLTPQIMDDSERSSFGYNYTPSPEVRQMLERRGLQVPKR